A stretch of Desulfotalea psychrophila LSv54 DNA encodes these proteins:
- a CDS encoding AP2/ERF family transcription factor — protein MKEEKKQKVLLEKHKDVARIDQESKRTHGWYVRVRFLGKTHSKFFSDRKCGGRASSLLLAIAWRDQTEKKLGKVRTNKHMVTVSNSSTGVVGVRLNDKLGRYEVSWVTSSGKQGKTSVSIAKHGKKEAFARACAIRQEKEKSRLENSAI, from the coding sequence ATGAAAGAAGAGAAGAAACAAAAAGTACTGCTTGAAAAGCATAAAGACGTTGCTCGAATTGATCAGGAATCTAAGCGTACCCATGGCTGGTATGTACGTGTGCGCTTTCTTGGTAAAACTCATTCGAAGTTCTTTTCTGACCGTAAGTGTGGTGGCCGGGCCTCAAGTCTCTTATTGGCAATTGCTTGGCGCGATCAGACCGAAAAAAAATTGGGTAAGGTGCGGACCAATAAACATATGGTTACTGTAAGCAATTCCAGTACAGGTGTTGTTGGCGTACGACTTAATGACAAGCTTGGTCGGTATGAGGTGAGCTGGGTGACATCCAGTGGAAAGCAGGGCAAAACTTCTGTTTCTATTGCTAAGCATGGTAAGAAGGAAGCCTTCGCTCGTGCCTGTGCAATTCGCCAGGAAAAAGAAAAATCCCGTCTTGAGAATTCAGCCATTTAA
- a CDS encoding DUF2232 domain-containing protein, with protein MEKQAVEQIEIKKILVRILLITATIVLPGVDWTVFSWLHPMLPLLVFFVLSEQGMYGGNRVILIGTGLGLLGSFLLGSMSLFLFAASLLPVGYVLADSANRNKSPVQAGGRGVLALALCWVILLSGIISPGSISPYAQLLLSVNTGIDEAIKFYRASSDISVDVNIMLESTLLQMKAIIPIITPAILACFALFIVWFSTIAGNWLIAKKCGRIIWPHFKYWQLPEKLIWLAIATALVTFIPLNLVRYVGINILIVMAIIYCFQGFGITVFLMDKWKMPIIFRAFVYVMIVFQSFGAIILLLLGIADTWLNFRKSSDDVGIQE; from the coding sequence GTGGAGAAACAAGCTGTAGAACAAATTGAGATAAAGAAGATACTGGTTCGAATACTTCTTATCACCGCAACCATTGTCCTTCCAGGAGTGGATTGGACAGTTTTTAGTTGGTTGCATCCCATGTTGCCACTCCTAGTCTTTTTCGTGTTAAGCGAACAGGGCATGTACGGTGGAAACAGGGTCATACTTATAGGTACAGGTTTGGGGCTTTTAGGTTCCTTCCTGCTCGGTTCTATGAGCTTGTTTCTGTTTGCCGCATCCCTCCTACCGGTGGGTTATGTCCTGGCAGATTCAGCAAATCGTAATAAAAGTCCTGTGCAAGCAGGTGGCAGAGGAGTTTTGGCCCTGGCCCTGTGCTGGGTTATACTCCTCAGTGGTATAATAAGCCCTGGCAGTATATCTCCGTATGCGCAGCTATTACTCAGCGTAAATACGGGAATTGATGAGGCGATAAAGTTTTACCGGGCAAGCAGTGATATTTCAGTGGACGTTAATATCATGTTGGAATCTACCCTTCTGCAAATGAAGGCCATTATTCCAATAATCACCCCTGCCATACTTGCCTGTTTTGCCCTCTTTATTGTCTGGTTTAGTACCATTGCAGGAAACTGGCTCATTGCAAAAAAATGTGGTCGTATTATCTGGCCACATTTTAAATATTGGCAGTTACCGGAAAAACTTATTTGGCTGGCCATAGCTACGGCACTGGTCACCTTTATACCTCTGAACCTGGTTCGATACGTAGGGATTAATATCCTGATTGTCATGGCAATTATATATTGCTTCCAAGGATTTGGTATTACTGTTTTCTTAATGGACAAGTGGAAAATGCCAATCATCTTTCGTGCCTTTGTGTATGTAATGATTGTTTTCCAGTCTTTTGGTGCCATTATCCTCCTCTTGCTTGGAATTGCTGACACATGGTTAAATTTTCGCAAATCATCCGATGATGTGGGAATTCAAGAATAA
- a CDS encoding MazG nucleotide pyrophosphohydrolase domain-containing protein, with protein MSIKTKQTFTELLETIKQLLGEEGCPWDKKQTNESIIKYLKSESQELIDALEKKDYPNICEELGDVLYIVILISSINKKEGQFSLEDVFREVNAKLVRRHPHVFAGTSYETEEDLAKQWEKIKQQEKHDAKIQIAPTNNNKGNIK; from the coding sequence ATGTCCATAAAAACAAAGCAGACATTTACAGAACTCCTGGAAACAATCAAACAATTACTCGGCGAAGAGGGCTGCCCATGGGACAAAAAGCAGACCAACGAATCCATCATTAAATATTTAAAATCGGAGTCACAGGAACTTATCGACGCCCTTGAGAAAAAAGATTACCCAAATATCTGCGAGGAACTGGGAGACGTTCTTTATATTGTGATTCTCATCAGTTCCATAAATAAAAAAGAGGGCCAATTCAGCCTCGAGGACGTCTTCCGCGAAGTGAACGCAAAGCTCGTTCGCCGCCACCCCCATGTCTTTGCCGGCACCAGCTATGAAACAGAAGAAGATCTGGCAAAGCAGTGGGAGAAGATCAAGCAACAAGAGAAGCACGATGCGAAAATACAAATAGCGCCAACAAACAACAACAAAGGTAATATTAAGTAA
- the leuS gene encoding leucine--tRNA ligase: MQHPTNARYDFKTIESKWQKNWAENKTYSVTEDEDKEKYYLLEMFPYPSGRIHMGHVRNYTIGDVVARYKRMRGFNVLHPMGWDAFGLPAENAAQKNNTHPSVWTYDNIDYMRQQLQQLGLSYDWDREMATCNPKYYRQEQQLFIEMLEKGLIYEKVTTVNWCDTCQTVLANEQVIEGACWRCDQLVHPRKMNGWFFKITDYAEELLADLDKLTGWPEKVRTMQRNWIGKSTGLSCDFQLEDMDDKISIFTTRPDTIYGVTFMSLAPEHPLVEQLIAGTDREQEVRDFVKEVLEDKQRQDPTQEPEKKGIFTGKYCTNPFNGDRVPVYVANFVLIEYGTGAVMAVPAHDQRDFEFAGKYKLPIIPVVVPEGEAVNPADMEEALTNHGLLINSGDFTGMASQEAQAKIIAYAEEKGFGSPLTTYRLRDWGISRQRYWGAPIPIIHCDSCGIVPVPIDQLPVELPEDKDKSSVCAPLHQRPDFINTTCPKCGQPAKRETDTMDTFVESSWYFARYTSPRHTEAPLDKAKAKYWLAVDQYIGGVEHAILHLLYSRFFTKVLRDLGYLEIDEPFIKLLTQGMVIKDGTKMSKSKGNVVDPHDLISEFGADTTRLFSLFAAPPERDLEWSSEGVEGSSRFLNRIYRFITANFEALTAGEAFPKKLSEEDRLLHRKNHQTIKRVTENIEHNFHFNTAISAVMELVNQLFAQFKNEKSIAAPAVLRASVDSVLLLLSPMVPHFCNEMWMVLGNTEPIENQAWPEFDIEATKEDLLTIIIQVRGKVRSKIQVPVDIEEDEIVALALADENCQKFIDGQPIKKTIVVKKKLVNIVI; this comes from the coding sequence ATGCAACACCCAACCAATGCAAGATACGATTTTAAGACTATTGAATCCAAATGGCAGAAAAACTGGGCAGAAAACAAGACCTATTCTGTAACAGAGGACGAAGACAAGGAAAAATACTATCTCCTTGAAATGTTTCCCTATCCCTCTGGAAGAATTCACATGGGTCATGTACGCAACTACACCATTGGTGATGTTGTCGCCCGTTATAAGAGAATGCGTGGTTTCAACGTACTCCACCCCATGGGTTGGGATGCCTTTGGTTTGCCTGCAGAAAATGCTGCACAAAAAAACAATACCCACCCCTCCGTCTGGACCTACGACAATATCGACTATATGCGTCAGCAGCTCCAACAGCTAGGCCTCTCCTACGACTGGGATCGTGAGATGGCCACCTGCAACCCTAAGTACTACCGCCAGGAACAGCAACTCTTCATCGAAATGCTCGAGAAAGGGCTGATATACGAAAAGGTAACCACCGTCAACTGGTGTGATACCTGTCAAACCGTACTTGCCAACGAACAGGTTATCGAAGGCGCCTGCTGGCGTTGTGACCAGCTGGTTCATCCTCGTAAGATGAACGGTTGGTTCTTTAAGATCACCGACTATGCAGAAGAACTTCTTGCCGATCTCGACAAGCTCACCGGCTGGCCGGAAAAGGTACGTACCATGCAACGTAACTGGATCGGTAAGTCCACCGGTCTCAGCTGCGACTTTCAACTCGAAGATATGGATGATAAAATATCCATCTTCACCACCCGCCCGGATACCATCTACGGCGTCACCTTTATGTCCCTTGCCCCGGAACACCCGTTGGTCGAGCAACTGATCGCAGGAACCGATCGCGAGCAGGAGGTGCGTGACTTTGTTAAAGAGGTACTTGAAGACAAGCAGCGTCAGGATCCCACCCAAGAGCCAGAGAAAAAAGGCATCTTTACCGGTAAATACTGCACCAACCCCTTTAACGGTGACCGCGTTCCTGTCTATGTGGCAAATTTTGTTCTCATCGAATACGGTACCGGCGCAGTAATGGCCGTCCCCGCCCACGATCAGCGTGACTTCGAATTTGCCGGCAAATACAAGCTACCCATCATTCCCGTTGTCGTACCGGAAGGTGAGGCCGTCAATCCAGCCGATATGGAAGAGGCTCTGACCAATCACGGTCTCCTCATAAATTCAGGCGACTTCACGGGCATGGCATCGCAAGAGGCCCAGGCCAAGATTATTGCCTATGCAGAAGAGAAGGGTTTTGGTAGTCCTCTTACCACCTACCGTCTACGCGACTGGGGTATCTCTCGCCAGCGTTACTGGGGCGCTCCAATCCCTATAATTCACTGCGATAGCTGTGGCATTGTTCCTGTGCCCATCGATCAGCTCCCCGTCGAGCTCCCTGAAGATAAGGACAAGAGCAGCGTTTGCGCCCCTCTTCATCAGCGCCCTGATTTCATCAACACCACCTGCCCAAAATGTGGTCAGCCGGCAAAGCGTGAAACAGACACCATGGATACCTTTGTTGAGTCCTCATGGTACTTCGCCCGTTATACCAGTCCACGACACACCGAGGCCCCCCTTGATAAGGCAAAGGCCAAATACTGGTTGGCAGTAGATCAATATATCGGCGGCGTAGAACACGCTATCCTCCATCTCCTCTACTCAAGATTTTTCACCAAGGTACTTCGCGACCTGGGATATCTGGAAATTGATGAGCCCTTCATCAAGCTCCTCACCCAGGGTATGGTCATTAAAGATGGAACCAAGATGTCAAAATCCAAGGGAAATGTTGTTGATCCCCACGACCTGATCAGCGAATTTGGAGCGGATACGACAAGACTCTTCAGTCTCTTTGCTGCCCCTCCAGAGCGTGATCTTGAGTGGAGCTCAGAAGGCGTTGAAGGTTCTTCAAGATTCCTCAACAGAATTTACCGTTTTATTACGGCAAATTTTGAGGCCCTTACCGCAGGAGAGGCCTTTCCTAAAAAACTCTCCGAAGAAGATCGCCTGCTGCATAGAAAGAACCATCAAACAATCAAGCGGGTCACCGAAAACATTGAGCATAATTTCCATTTCAACACTGCCATTAGTGCAGTAATGGAACTGGTCAATCAGCTCTTTGCCCAATTCAAGAATGAGAAATCCATCGCCGCCCCGGCAGTTCTGCGCGCCTCGGTGGACAGTGTCCTCCTCCTGCTCTCGCCGATGGTACCTCACTTCTGTAATGAAATGTGGATGGTACTTGGCAACACCGAGCCC
- a CDS encoding 30S ribosomal protein S6, protein MRRDETIYILRPTMSEEHINTVIENTNKIILDDAGTIIFYEPSGA, encoded by the coding sequence ATGCGTAGGGACGAAACAATCTATATTCTTCGCCCAACCATGAGCGAAGAACACATCAACACCGTCATTGAGAATACCAATAAGATCATTCTTGATGATGCGGGAACCATCATCTTCTATGAACCAAGTGGGGCATGA
- the rplI gene encoding 50S ribosomal protein L9 — MKLILKETISTLGREGDLIDVKAGYGRNYLLPQGKAVLATATNVAELEKNQAEIQAKIAKETAIAEKVAEKLQAINLVIEQLAGDDGRLFGSVTNSDICAALAAQDIVLDKRQIILPDPIKTVSETPVLIKVGFQVATEVVVKVVPLSTKA, encoded by the coding sequence ATGAAACTCATCTTAAAAGAAACCATCAGTACTCTCGGAAGAGAGGGTGATCTTATAGACGTAAAGGCGGGTTACGGCCGTAACTATCTTCTTCCTCAAGGCAAGGCTGTACTTGCAACAGCTACAAACGTTGCAGAACTTGAGAAGAACCAAGCTGAAATTCAAGCAAAAATTGCAAAAGAGACCGCAATTGCCGAGAAGGTTGCTGAGAAACTTCAAGCTATTAACCTTGTTATTGAGCAACTCGCCGGTGATGATGGACGTCTCTTTGGTTCAGTAACCAACTCTGACATCTGTGCAGCTCTTGCAGCACAAGACATCGTGCTTGATAAGCGTCAGATCATTCTTCCTGATCCAATCAAGACTGTTAGCGAGACCCCTGTTCTCATAAAAGTTGGTTTTCAAGTTGCAACTGAAGTAGTTGTTAAGGTTGTTCCTCTGAGCACCAAGGCGTAA
- the rpsR gene encoding 30S ribosomal protein S18, translating into MAPRPQKKLFTRKKVCRFCADKELVIDYKDVKVLRNFVSERGKIIPRRIVGTCASHQRQLCEAVKRARQIALLPYSGSAQN; encoded by the coding sequence ATGGCCCCAAGACCACAAAAAAAATTGTTTACCCGTAAAAAAGTTTGTCGCTTCTGCGCAGACAAAGAACTTGTTATCGACTACAAGGACGTTAAAGTTCTTAGAAACTTTGTTTCTGAACGTGGTAAAATTATCCCACGTCGTATCGTTGGCACCTGTGCTTCTCATCAGCGTCAGCTTTGTGAAGCAGTAAAACGTGCTCGTCAAATTGCACTTCTTCCCTACTCTGGATCTGCCCAGAACTAA
- the dnaB gene encoding replicative DNA helicase encodes MNSFSDIPDNMPPADFANHPHRVPPQNVEAEQAVLGSVLLKAKSFGNVLEILKPSDFYLESHRIIYEAMLDLFEKNEPQDLLTISNLLRDQNVLEKIGGSLYLARLTSIVPVTANIASYAKIIRNKAILRHLIEVNTDIAARCYEEQGDIDLLVDQAEQAIFDIAGSKDGQGFTLIKQIVPDAFDTINQLFKRKEMITGVPSGYTDLDKMTAGLQPSDLIILAARPSMGKTSFAMNIAQHAAIVEKIGVAVFSLEMSKEQLVMRLLSSVGRIDSQRIRTGKLQPEDFEKLNRAVGMLTGAPIFIDDTPSISVLEMRAKIRRLAAQHDIGLIVVDYLQLMRGRNATENRTQEISEISRSLKALAKEHKVPVIALSQLNRSLESRPDKRPMMSDLRESGAIEQDADVIAFIYRDEVYNKSEDNPARGQAEIIIGKQRNGPTGSIQLAFIKEITMFENLSYYSEPDDGAFE; translated from the coding sequence ATGAATTCATTTTCCGATATACCAGACAATATGCCGCCGGCAGATTTTGCAAACCATCCCCATCGAGTTCCACCTCAAAACGTAGAGGCAGAACAAGCTGTTCTTGGCTCCGTACTACTCAAGGCAAAATCCTTTGGTAATGTGTTGGAAATTTTGAAGCCAAGCGATTTCTACCTTGAAAGTCACCGTATTATCTATGAGGCAATGCTTGATCTCTTTGAAAAAAACGAGCCTCAGGATCTGCTGACAATTTCAAATTTATTGCGCGACCAAAATGTTCTGGAAAAAATTGGGGGGTCGCTCTACCTTGCCAGACTCACATCCATCGTGCCCGTTACGGCCAATATCGCAAGTTATGCCAAAATAATCCGTAATAAGGCAATATTACGTCACCTCATTGAGGTCAACACAGATATTGCCGCTCGCTGTTATGAGGAGCAGGGGGATATCGATCTGCTTGTAGATCAGGCAGAACAGGCTATTTTTGATATTGCAGGCTCAAAGGATGGACAGGGTTTCACCCTGATAAAACAGATTGTGCCAGATGCCTTTGACACAATCAACCAACTCTTCAAACGAAAAGAGATGATTACCGGTGTCCCCTCTGGCTACACCGATCTTGATAAAATGACGGCGGGCCTGCAACCATCTGATCTCATCATTCTGGCAGCGAGGCCCTCCATGGGTAAGACCTCCTTTGCCATGAATATTGCCCAGCATGCTGCAATTGTTGAAAAAATTGGGGTTGCCGTCTTTAGCCTTGAGATGTCAAAAGAGCAACTTGTTATGCGTCTTCTCAGTTCTGTTGGCCGCATCGACTCCCAGCGCATTCGTACCGGTAAACTACAACCGGAAGACTTTGAAAAGCTGAACCGTGCCGTTGGCATGCTCACCGGAGCGCCCATTTTCATCGATGACACCCCATCAATCTCAGTACTGGAGATGAGAGCCAAGATACGAAGACTTGCCGCCCAACACGATATTGGCCTTATTGTGGTCGACTACCTCCAGCTGATGCGTGGACGTAACGCCACCGAAAACCGGACACAGGAGATCAGTGAAATTTCACGATCCCTGAAGGCCCTGGCCAAAGAGCATAAGGTGCCTGTTATTGCCCTCTCCCAGCTTAACCGTAGTCTGGAGAGCAGACCGGACAAACGACCCATGATGTCAGATCTCCGTGAATCTGGAGCAATCGAGCAGGATGCCGATGTTATCGCCTTTATCTACCGTGACGAGGTCTATAACAAGTCTGAGGACAACCCCGCCCGGGGACAGGCCGAGATTATTATTGGTAAACAGAGAAATGGACCAACGGGCTCAATTCAATTGGCCTTTATTAAAGAAATTACCATGTTCGAAAATTTGAGCTACTACAGTGAGCCCGATGATGGAGCTTTTGAATAG